One Deinococcus planocerae DNA segment encodes these proteins:
- a CDS encoding phospholipase D-like domain-containing protein, translating to MAAGFEVAGPLPAPDTDALDGLGLNTCPAPQAPLDRLLFERTRGQGAALSCGNQVEGLLHFPNADPTYSAQPRRPGGAFDLLVGQLRQTRRELLIANMIWDDGPDAPGARVAQAIAALRRDVAAFPNRYPDGVTVRVMLGNSIRLGDLLDPAANAYSAARHLLEAGVPLSNDPVPGWRLEIANYAYALPHNHVKLVVQDGERVLAGGYNISFFHEPQTAPSGRGLDLTDLALWVRGPVARNALAAFRDGWALSRQLTCRTPPSPATLRRDCAFEVRAPRLPLDWTAPAPAAGTARVYPLYRRRGYPDADDTVSALFAAAGTSIDVMQSQVSGTLGCVGKLSEPGGCSPAFQLPVWRAAVRAIRERGVTLRLLLDYDPLLQAETLALLRGFQAELAPLGLQDHVQARWYGTAGGLHTKAALIDGQMLTVGSQNLHHSSFGPLGLGEYTLATSDTGAIDEYRRMFAFEWTRARTIQAPWWLPADFRPSPRPEPEPGDHPGGD from the coding sequence GTGGCGGCCGGGTTCGAGGTGGCCGGCCCGCTCCCCGCGCCCGACACCGACGCCCTCGACGGGCTGGGCCTGAACACCTGTCCGGCTCCTCAAGCGCCGCTCGACCGCCTGCTGTTCGAGCGGACGCGGGGGCAGGGCGCGGCGCTGAGCTGCGGGAACCAGGTGGAAGGGCTGTTGCACTTCCCGAACGCGGACCCCACCTACAGCGCTCAGCCACGCCGGCCGGGGGGAGCCTTCGACCTGCTGGTCGGCCAACTGCGCCAGACGCGCCGTGAACTGCTGATCGCCAACATGATCTGGGACGACGGCCCGGACGCCCCGGGGGCGCGGGTCGCCCAGGCCATCGCCGCCCTGCGGCGGGACGTGGCCGCGTTCCCCAACCGCTACCCGGACGGCGTGACCGTGCGCGTCATGCTGGGCAACTCCATCCGGCTGGGCGACCTCCTCGATCCGGCGGCCAACGCCTACAGCGCCGCCCGGCACCTGCTGGAAGCGGGCGTCCCCCTGAGCAACGACCCCGTGCCGGGCTGGCGGCTGGAGATCGCCAACTACGCCTATGCCCTGCCTCACAACCACGTCAAGCTTGTCGTGCAGGACGGCGAGCGGGTGCTGGCCGGCGGGTACAACATCAGCTTCTTCCACGAGCCCCAGACGGCACCGAGCGGGCGCGGCCTCGACCTGACGGATCTCGCCCTCTGGGTGCGGGGCCCGGTCGCCCGGAACGCGCTGGCAGCCTTCCGCGACGGGTGGGCCCTGAGCCGACAGCTCACGTGCCGAACCCCGCCGTCGCCAGCGACGCTGCGGCGCGACTGCGCCTTTGAGGTTCGGGCACCGCGGCTGCCGCTGGACTGGACGGCCCCGGCCCCCGCCGCCGGGACCGCCCGGGTGTATCCCCTCTACCGCCGCCGCGGCTACCCGGACGCCGACGACACGGTGAGCGCCCTCTTCGCGGCGGCGGGCACGAGCATCGACGTGATGCAGTCCCAGGTGAGCGGCACCCTGGGCTGCGTGGGGAAGCTGTCCGAGCCGGGCGGCTGCAGCCCCGCCTTTCAACTGCCGGTGTGGCGCGCCGCCGTGCGCGCGATCCGCGAGCGGGGCGTCACGCTGCGGCTGCTGCTGGACTACGATCCCCTGCTCCAGGCCGAGACGCTGGCCCTGCTGCGTGGCTTCCAGGCCGAACTCGCGCCGCTGGGGCTGCAAGACCACGTGCAGGCCCGCTGGTACGGCACGGCGGGCGGGCTGCACACCAAGGCCGCCCTGATCGACGGGCAGATGCTCACGGTCGGGAGCCAGAACCTGCACCATTCCTCGTTCGGGCCGCTCGGCCTGGGCGAGTACACGCTCGCCACCAGCGATACCGGCGCCATCGACGAGTACCGGCGCATGTTCGCCTTCGAGTGGACACGTGCCCGGACGATCCAGGCGCCCTGGTGGCTGCCCGCCGACTTTCGTCCTTCGCCCCGCCCTGAGCCGGAACCGGGCGACCACCCGGGGGGGGATTAG
- a CDS encoding C39 family peptidase, with the protein MVQPDQHQHAAQAFVTRMGNLRDAEAYLLQGLPLAVSLRFRAGELPGAPLSWSDGHLLVLTGFDAQGNPVVNDPAAPSDATVKRTSPRAVFERLWLGHAGGMAYVMAPGPERPGPAGGPPRAGSLAMLGEPPGGPLEACARSAGPGQLHRAPVRPGGGGTGAVRHSPCWYRR; encoded by the coding sequence GTGGTGCAGCCCGACCAGCACCAGCATGCTGCTCAGGCGTTCGTCACGCGGATGGGTAACCTGCGGGATGCGGAAGCCTACCTCCTGCAAGGTCTCCCGCTGGCGGTCAGCCTGCGCTTCCGGGCGGGGGAGCTGCCCGGCGCGCCACTCTCCTGGTCGGACGGGCACCTGCTGGTCCTCACCGGGTTCGACGCGCAGGGCAACCCGGTGGTGAACGACCCGGCGGCGCCCAGCGACGCGACGGTGAAGCGGACCTCCCCCCGGGCGGTCTTCGAGCGGCTGTGGTTGGGCCACGCCGGCGGGATGGCGTACGTGATGGCCCCCGGCCCTGAAAGACCTGGCCCTGCGGGCGGCCCTCCCCGCGCCGGGAGCCTGGCTATGCTGGGGGAACCCCCCGGAGGACCCCTTGAAGCGTGCGCTCGTTCTGCTGGCCCTGGTCAGCTTCACCGCGCCCCCGTCCGCCCAGGCGGGGGTGGGACGGGTGCCGTGAGGCACTCACCCTGCTGGTACAGGCGGTAG
- a CDS encoding LysM peptidoglycan-binding domain-containing protein: MRPHLLTALTLLMFSLAAATTVTVQPGDTLTRLAVRHGTTTQAMRRANPGVNPDRLWVGTALRLPTAPHPEPGQCAGETP, translated from the coding sequence ATGCGTCCTCATCTCCTGACCGCGCTGACGCTCCTGATGTTCAGCCTCGCTGCCGCCACGACCGTCACCGTGCAACCGGGCGACACCCTCACCCGCCTCGCGGTGCGACACGGCACGACGACTCAGGCCATGCGGCGCGCCAACCCCGGGGTGAACCCCGACCGGCTGTGGGTGGGAACGGCCCTGCGCCTGCCCACCGCGCCCCATCCTGAACCTGGACAGTGCGCCGGGGAGACACCCTAG